A region of Vicia villosa cultivar HV-30 ecotype Madison, WI unplaced genomic scaffold, Vvil1.0 ctg.000561F_1_1, whole genome shotgun sequence DNA encodes the following proteins:
- the LOC131629363 gene encoding flowering locus K homology domain-like, with protein MSQQGQIPINTMVPQPNQIPPFPPQHPMHIPNMHMPNMRMPMPMHIPMHMQMPYHMPLRVPYSTQDAAGYPAHGKRRREEEDPGVSVSAELSAAKRVKGQDVIFRIVVPSRQIGKVIGKEGCRIQKIREETKANIKIADAIAIYEERVIIISSKDNDEMVTCAEKALEQIAKLILKEDGSSLDTSRVNAGHVAANTIRLLIAGSQAGGLIGMSGQNIEKLRNSSGAMISVLAPSQLPLCASAHESDRVVQLSGDVSTVMKALEEIGIQLRENPPRQVISISPTYNYAAVRPSQPYLDPNSVDYVTFEMLISETMVGGLIGRSGSNISRIRNESGAMIKVYGGKGEQKHRQIQFGGSAQQVALAKQRVDEYIYSQLIQQSDT; from the exons ATGTCTCAACAAGGTCAAATTCCGATAAACACCATGGTTCCTCAGCCGAATCAAATCCCACCATTCCCTCCACAGCATCCCATGCACATACCCAACATGCACATGCCCAACATGCGCATGCCTATGCCGATGCACATACCCATGCATATGCAAATGCCATATCACATGCCACTCCGGGTCCCTTACTCCACTCAAGACGCCGCAGGATACCCCGCACATGGGAAGCGCCGCCGAGAGGAAGAAGATCCGGGTGTCTCCGTCTCCGCAGAGCTATCGGCGGCCAAACGCGTGAAGGGTCAGGATGTGATATTCAGGATCGTCGTGCCGTCTCGGCAGATCGGTAAGGTTATCGGAAAAGAAGGTTGCCGGATACAGAAGATTCGGGAAGAGACCAAAGCTAACATCAAAATTGCTGACGCTATTGCt ATTTATGAAGAGCGTGTTATCATTATTAGTTCTAAAGACAATGATGAAATGGTTACTTGTGCAGAAAAAGCTTTAGAGCAGATAGCCAAATTAATTTTAAAG GAAGATGGTAGCAGTCTTGATACGTCAAGGGTTAATGCCGGGCACGTGGCTGCCAATACAATAAGACTTTTGATTGCTGGGTCCCAGGCAGGTGGATTGATTGGGATGTCGGGTCAAAACATTGAGAAGTTACGGAACTCTTCTGGTGCCATGATTTCTGTACTTGCACCTAGTCAGTTGCCTTTGTGTGCTTCTGCACATGAATCTGATCGAGTAGTACAG TTATCAGGAGATGTTTCCACAGTAATGAAGGCATTGGAGGAGATAGGTATCCAATTAAG GGAAAACCCCCCAAGACAAGTGATTTCAATCAGCCCAACATACAATTACGCTGCAGTTCGACCATCCCAGCCATATCTTGACCCAAATTCAG TTGATTATGTTACATTCGAGATGCTGATTTCGGAAACAATGGTTGGTGGGTTGATTGGCAGAAGCGGCTCAAACATATCAAGAATCAGAAATGAGTCTGGAGCAATGATCAAG GTTTATGGTGGAAAAGGTGAACAGAAGCATAGGCAGATTCAATTTGGTGGCAGTGCCCAACAG GTAGCCTTGGCAAAACAGAGAGTTGATGAATATATATACTCTCAGTTGATACAACAATCTGATACCTAA